The following coding sequences lie in one Arabidopsis thaliana chromosome 3, partial sequence genomic window:
- a CDS encoding GRAS family transcription factor (GRAS family transcription factor; CONTAINS InterPro DOMAIN/s: Transcription factor GRAS (InterPro:IPR005202); BEST Arabidopsis thaliana protein match is: GRAS family transcription factor (TAIR:AT5G67411.1); Has 2188 Blast hits to 2164 proteins in 278 species: Archae - 0; Bacteria - 2; Metazoa - 0; Fungi - 0; Plants - 2186; Viruses - 0; Other Eukaryotes - 0 (source: NCBI BLink).), with translation MTKTRILNPTRFPSPKPLRGCGDANFMEQLLLHCATAIDSNDAALTHQILWVLNNIAPPDGDSTQRLTSAFLRALLSRAVSKTPTLSSTISFLPQADELHRFSVVELAAFVDLTPWHRFGFIAANAAILTAVEGYSTVHIVDLSLTHCMQIPTLIDAMASRLNKPPPLLKLTVVSSSDHFPPFINISYEELGSKLVNFATTRNITMEFTIVPSTYSDGFSSLLQQLRIYPSSFNEALVVNCHMMLRYIPEEPLTSSSSSLRTVFLKQLRSLNPRIVTLIEEDVDLTSENLVNRLKSAFNYFWIPFDTTDTFMSEQRRWYEAEISWKIENVVAKEGAERVERTETKRRWIERMREAEFGGVRVKEDAVADVKAMLEEHAVGWGMKKEDDDESLVLTWKGHSVVFATVWVPI, from the coding sequence ATGACCAAAACCCGGATTCTCAACCCGACCCGATTCCCTTCTCCCAAACCCTTACGTGGCTGCGGCGACGCTAACTTCATGGAACAGCTCCTCCTTCACTGCGCCACCGCCATAGACTCCAACGACGCTGCATTAACTCACCAAATCCTCTGGGTCCTCAACAACATCGCTCCACCAGACGGTGACTCCACCCAACGTCTTACATCCGCATTCCTCCGCGCGTTGCTCTCACGCGCCGTCTCCAAAACCCCTACACTATCATCCACCATTAGCTTCCTACCTCAGGCCGATGAACTCCATCGTTTCTCAGTCGTGGAGTTAGCCGCTTTCGTAGACCTCACTCCGTGGCACCGGTTCGGATTCATTGCAGCCAACGCCGCGATCTTAACCGCCGTTGAAGGTTACTCAACGGTTCACATCGTTGACTTAAGTTTGACTCATTGTATGCAAATCCCTACTCTTATAGACGCCATGGCAAGCCGACTCAACAAACCTCCTCCGCTTCTTAAACTCACCGTCGTCTCTTCCTCCGACCACTTCCCACCATTCATCAACATCTCCTACGAAGAACTCGGATCTAAACTAGTCAACTTCGCCACCACACGAAACATTACAATGGAGTTCACAATCGTACCTTCTACTTACTCCGATGGCTTCTCCTCCCTCTTACAACAGTTACGGATTTATCCTTCTTCATTCAACGAAGCTCTCGTCGTTAACTGTCACATGATGCTCCGTTACATCCCTGAAGAACCCctaacttcatcatcatcatcgctcCGAACAGTTTTCTTGAAACAACTCCGATCTTTGAATCCAAGAATCGTAACCCTAATCGAAGAAGACGTAGATCTCACATCGGAGAACTTGGTTAACCGGTTAAAATCGGCGTTTAACTACTTCTGGATTCCGTTCGATACGACGGACACGTTTATGAGTGAGCAGAGACGGTGGTACGAGGCGGAGATAAGTTGGAAGATAGAAAACGTGGTGGCGAAGGAAGGTGCGGAGAGAGTGGAGAGGACGGAGACGAAGAGACGGTGGatagagagaatgagagaggCTGAGTTCGGTGGAGTTAGGGTTAAAGAAGATGCGGTGGCGGATGTGAAGGCGATGCTGGAGGAGCACGCTGTCGGGTGGggaatgaagaaggaagacGACGACGAGAGTCTCGTGCTGACGTGGAAAGGTCATAGTGTTGTGTTTGCTACCGTTTGGGTTCCCATTTAA